A region from the Chrysoperla carnea chromosome 4, inChrCarn1.1, whole genome shotgun sequence genome encodes:
- the LOC123298638 gene encoding guanine nucleotide-binding protein subunit beta-5 isoform X1 — MASEGVKVSPVETVESLLRETEVLKAKLEEERQKLNDVTLAQVAERLEVINYMNIKPRKILKGHQAKVLCSDWSPDKRHIVSSSQDGKMIIWDAFTTNKEHAVTMPTTWVMACAYAPSGTLVACGGLDNKVTVYPLSLEEDVSVKKKTVGTHTSYMSCCTFPNSDQQILTGSGDSTCALWDVESGQLLQNFHGHTADVMSIDLAPSEFGNTFVSGSCDKMVLIWDMRSGQCVQSFEGHQSDINSVKFHPSGDCVATGSDDSTCRLFDLRADKEVAVYSKESIIFGVNSVDFSVSGRLLFAGYNDYTVNVWDTLKCVRVCLLYGHENRVSCLQVSPDGTALSTGSWDFTLRVWA, encoded by the exons ATGGCTAGTGAAGGAGTGAAAGTGAGCCCAGTTGAGACTGTTGAGTCACTTCTACGTGAAACTGAAGTATTAAAAGCAAAGCTTGAAGAAGAGcgacaaaaattaaatgatgttACAT TAGCACAAGTAGCAGAACGTTTAGAAGTGATAAACTACATGAACATCAAACcacgtaaaattttaaaaggtcACCAAGCCAAAGTTTTATGTTCGGATTGGTCACCAGATAAACGACACATTGTTTCATCCTCTCAG GAtggaaaaatgattatttggGATGCTTTTACTACAAATAAAGAACATGCCGTTACTATGCCTACAACATGGGTCATGGCATGCGCTTATGCCCCTTCAGGAACTTTGGTAGCTTGTGG GGGATTGGATAATAAAGTAACAGTTTATCCATTAAGTCTTGAAGAAGATGTTAGTGTTAAAAAGAAAACAGTGGGCACCCATACAAGTTACATGTCTTGTTGTACTTTTCCAAATTCGGATCAACAG ATTTTAACAGGAAGTGGCGATTCGACATGTGCATTATGGGATGTGGAATCTGGTCAACTATTACAAAACTTCCATGGTCATACTGCAGATGTAATGTCTATAGATTTAGCACCATCAGAGTTTGGAAACACATTCGTTTCTGgg AGTTGTgataaaatggttttaatttGGGATATGCGTTCAGGACAATGTGTTCAATCATTTGAAGGACATCAGTCGGATATTAATAGTGTGAAATTTCATCCGAGTGGGGATTGTGTTGCTACAGGAAGTGATGATTCAACT tgtCGTTTATTCGATTTGCGTGCTGATAAAGAAGTCGCAGTTTACAGTAAAGAAAGTATTATATTTGGAGTGAACTCTGTAGATTTTTCAGTTAGCG ggcGATTATTATTTGCCGGTTATAACGATTATACAGTCAATGTTTGGGATACATTAAAATGTGTacgtgtttgtttattatatggTCATGAAAATCGAGTTTCATGTCTTCAAGTATCACCTGATGGAACAGCTTTATCGACGGGAAGTTGGGATTTCACTTTAAGA GTATGGGCTTAA
- the LOC123298638 gene encoding guanine nucleotide-binding protein subunit beta-5 isoform X2: MASEGVKVSPVETVESLLRETEVLKAKLEEERQKLNDVTSQVAERLEVINYMNIKPRKILKGHQAKVLCSDWSPDKRHIVSSSQDGKMIIWDAFTTNKEHAVTMPTTWVMACAYAPSGTLVACGGLDNKVTVYPLSLEEDVSVKKKTVGTHTSYMSCCTFPNSDQQILTGSGDSTCALWDVESGQLLQNFHGHTADVMSIDLAPSEFGNTFVSGSCDKMVLIWDMRSGQCVQSFEGHQSDINSVKFHPSGDCVATGSDDSTCRLFDLRADKEVAVYSKESIIFGVNSVDFSVSGRLLFAGYNDYTVNVWDTLKCVRVCLLYGHENRVSCLQVSPDGTALSTGSWDFTLRVWA; this comes from the exons ATGGCTAGTGAAGGAGTGAAAGTGAGCCCAGTTGAGACTGTTGAGTCACTTCTACGTGAAACTGAAGTATTAAAAGCAAAGCTTGAAGAAGAGcgacaaaaattaaatgatgttACAT CACAAGTAGCAGAACGTTTAGAAGTGATAAACTACATGAACATCAAACcacgtaaaattttaaaaggtcACCAAGCCAAAGTTTTATGTTCGGATTGGTCACCAGATAAACGACACATTGTTTCATCCTCTCAG GAtggaaaaatgattatttggGATGCTTTTACTACAAATAAAGAACATGCCGTTACTATGCCTACAACATGGGTCATGGCATGCGCTTATGCCCCTTCAGGAACTTTGGTAGCTTGTGG GGGATTGGATAATAAAGTAACAGTTTATCCATTAAGTCTTGAAGAAGATGTTAGTGTTAAAAAGAAAACAGTGGGCACCCATACAAGTTACATGTCTTGTTGTACTTTTCCAAATTCGGATCAACAG ATTTTAACAGGAAGTGGCGATTCGACATGTGCATTATGGGATGTGGAATCTGGTCAACTATTACAAAACTTCCATGGTCATACTGCAGATGTAATGTCTATAGATTTAGCACCATCAGAGTTTGGAAACACATTCGTTTCTGgg AGTTGTgataaaatggttttaatttGGGATATGCGTTCAGGACAATGTGTTCAATCATTTGAAGGACATCAGTCGGATATTAATAGTGTGAAATTTCATCCGAGTGGGGATTGTGTTGCTACAGGAAGTGATGATTCAACT tgtCGTTTATTCGATTTGCGTGCTGATAAAGAAGTCGCAGTTTACAGTAAAGAAAGTATTATATTTGGAGTGAACTCTGTAGATTTTTCAGTTAGCG ggcGATTATTATTTGCCGGTTATAACGATTATACAGTCAATGTTTGGGATACATTAAAATGTGTacgtgtttgtttattatatggTCATGAAAATCGAGTTTCATGTCTTCAAGTATCACCTGATGGAACAGCTTTATCGACGGGAAGTTGGGATTTCACTTTAAGA GTATGGGCTTAA